The Shewanella sp. NFH-SH190041 genome has a window encoding:
- a CDS encoding TonB-dependent receptor family protein, which yields MNDIWRYTGLPLAISLAISLTGTLAPKSWAQAQEGDEDGDAYIETMQIIGHDQSLRRESGSATLIDELTLETFKFDDINRILYSVPGVNIREEDGYGLRPNIGFRGATPERSKKINIMEDGVLIGPAPYSAPSAYYFPMMAKITAVEVFKGPAAIQYGPNTVAGSLNLVTRPVPSAREGLVDIAIGSDGFAKLHSYYGDTIGNMGFLLEGIHLRADGFKHLDGGGDSGFDKNDLMAKFRYDLDGKNFHQVFELKLDYADEHSDETYLGLSDADFAVDPNRRYVASALDKMTWQHKQLQFTHFLAGESLELATRVYRNNFSRAWFKLNGFKGGLVNRSLQEILADPFRDDVNRDFYRILTGQQDSDALRPYQQLVLGNNDRDYFSQGIASDLSVSWPVWQFANQIDIGLRLHQDEIRRNHTVEDYIMRGGRLTDGSGAMLAASGTNTEKATAVSLYLQDTLTLGDIDITAGVRGELIDSRYQNRAAGEADDWLKKTTRIWLPSLSLFYSVGDDAGLFFGVHEGFLPTSPKQAPDISPESSVNYELGGRYNDGELSLELVGFFNDISNLKEGCQFSSCGSDNDTEFNGGKVDVLGVELTAAYSWTLGNGWEWPISLAYTYTRSEFKTSFDSGFDMWGQISAGDQLPYLPDHQGSVLTGIVADSWDVNLVVRYIGEMLEASGDGVTLSGQHTPALTVLDMSASYDLAGYGLLYLKADNLFDTQKIVSRRPFGARPGKPRMFQLGYQYRF from the coding sequence CCAAAGAGCTGGGCACAAGCACAAGAAGGGGATGAGGACGGTGATGCCTATATCGAGACCATGCAAATTATCGGGCATGATCAGTCTCTGCGGCGGGAGTCTGGCAGTGCCACTTTGATTGATGAACTGACACTAGAAACCTTCAAGTTTGATGATATTAATCGCATTTTGTATAGCGTTCCCGGCGTCAATATCCGTGAAGAAGACGGCTATGGCTTAAGACCCAATATTGGTTTTCGCGGTGCAACGCCGGAGCGAAGTAAGAAAATCAATATTATGGAAGATGGGGTGCTGATTGGACCGGCACCGTATTCCGCCCCTTCGGCTTATTACTTTCCCATGATGGCGAAAATCACTGCCGTGGAAGTATTTAAAGGTCCTGCCGCGATTCAATATGGTCCCAACACGGTTGCCGGTTCGCTGAATTTGGTGACTAGACCTGTTCCCTCCGCTCGTGAAGGATTGGTGGATATTGCCATTGGCAGTGATGGTTTTGCCAAGCTGCACAGTTACTATGGTGACACGATAGGCAATATGGGATTTTTGCTGGAGGGTATTCACCTCAGAGCCGATGGCTTTAAGCATCTCGATGGAGGGGGCGATAGCGGGTTTGATAAAAATGATCTGATGGCTAAATTCCGCTATGACCTTGATGGCAAAAATTTTCATCAGGTATTTGAACTGAAGCTGGATTATGCCGATGAGCACTCTGATGAAACCTACCTTGGCTTGAGTGATGCCGATTTTGCTGTTGATCCTAATCGGCGCTATGTTGCCAGCGCGCTGGATAAGATGACATGGCAACATAAACAGCTGCAGTTTACCCATTTTCTAGCGGGGGAATCGCTGGAGCTGGCGACCCGGGTTTATCGCAATAACTTTAGCCGGGCTTGGTTTAAGCTCAATGGCTTTAAAGGTGGGCTGGTAAACCGTAGCTTGCAGGAGATCTTGGCCGATCCTTTTCGCGACGATGTTAACCGGGATTTTTATCGCATCTTAACCGGGCAGCAGGACAGTGATGCGCTGCGACCTTATCAACAGTTGGTACTGGGCAATAATGACCGGGATTATTTCTCCCAGGGGATTGCCAGTGATCTTTCTGTCAGTTGGCCTGTGTGGCAGTTTGCCAACCAAATTGATATTGGGCTGCGGCTGCATCAGGATGAAATTCGCCGTAACCATACGGTTGAAGATTATATAATGCGTGGCGGTCGGCTGACTGACGGCAGTGGCGCAATGCTTGCTGCCAGTGGCACGAACACAGAGAAGGCCACTGCAGTGTCTCTCTATCTGCAGGATACCCTGACGCTGGGCGATATTGATATAACTGCCGGGGTGCGGGGGGAGTTGATCGATAGCCGCTATCAGAACCGGGCGGCAGGCGAGGCAGATGACTGGCTGAAAAAAACGACCCGTATCTGGTTGCCAAGCTTGAGCTTGTTTTACAGCGTGGGGGATGATGCCGGGCTGTTTTTTGGCGTACATGAAGGCTTTTTACCGACTAGCCCTAAGCAGGCGCCAGATATTTCACCGGAAAGCAGCGTGAATTATGAGCTGGGTGGGCGTTACAACGATGGCGAATTAAGCCTTGAGCTGGTGGGCTTTTTCAATGACATCAGTAATCTAAAAGAAGGTTGTCAGTTTTCCAGCTGTGGCAGTGACAATGATACCGAATTTAACGGCGGAAAAGTGGATGTGCTGGGAGTGGAGTTGACTGCTGCTTACAGCTGGACCTTGGGAAATGGCTGGGAGTGGCCGATATCTCTGGCCTATACCTATACCCGCTCAGAGTTTAAGACTTCGTTTGATTCTGGCTTTGATATGTGGGGACAAATCAGTGCCGGGGACCAACTGCCTTATTTGCCGGATCATCAGGGCAGTGTGTTGACCGGCATTGTGGCCGATAGCTGGGATGTGAATTTGGTGGTGCGCTATATCGGCGAGATGCTGGAAGCCTCCGGTGACGGGGTGACCCTGTCAGGGCAACATACTCCGGCGTTGACGGTATTGGATATGTCCGCCAGTTATGATTTGGCCGGTTACGGGCTGCTTTACCTGAAGGCGGATAATCTGTTTGATACCCAGAAGATTGTCAGCCGGCGACCCTTTGGTGCGCGCCCGGGTAAACCGCGTATGTTCCAGCTCGGTTATCAGTACCGTTTTTAA
- a CDS encoding sterol desaturase family protein has product MEWANDLTQLAGIMTASVAELPGYLVDTSKRIYWGYLLGALLLAIPVYLRLGHAFARHVSSHPAASCQSDKRGICAPSRPKMQEEQGAQGANQYSGVSGFFRFVFPRAVYLSASARMDYQLLVVNKLLKGLLFAPLVLTMVPVAMGVSDALSWLLGDIAPLSPHVVVVMTTFTALLFILDDATRFVLHWLLHKVPVLWAFHRVHHSADVLTPLTIYRTHPLESYLYACRMGLAQGIAVGLGYFLFGPALKMYDVLGANLVVFLFNVLGANLRHSHIWLPWGDKLEGWFISPAQHQIHHSVAPEHRDTNLGSALALWDRLAGSLIKSSQVVPFSQRGGHRVDDRVDGNHAAVPGAAYMPLPIGVGGYPGHDSLCGVYLNPLRDAMMILSRKGRIWPQYLLLRLRQRMARRQPDSD; this is encoded by the coding sequence ATGGAATGGGCTAATGACCTGACGCAGCTTGCTGGGATAATGACGGCCAGTGTGGCGGAGTTACCCGGCTATCTGGTCGATACCAGTAAACGTATTTACTGGGGCTATTTGCTCGGGGCGCTACTGCTGGCAATCCCGGTCTATCTGCGACTTGGGCATGCTTTTGCTCGGCATGTCAGCAGTCATCCGGCCGCATCCTGTCAGTCTGATAAGCGCGGTATTTGTGCGCCCAGCAGGCCGAAAATGCAGGAAGAGCAGGGCGCTCAGGGCGCAAATCAGTATTCTGGTGTGAGCGGGTTTTTCCGCTTTGTCTTCCCCCGCGCCGTGTATCTGTCAGCCTCAGCCAGAATGGATTATCAATTGCTGGTGGTAAATAAACTGCTTAAAGGGCTGTTATTTGCCCCTTTGGTGCTGACCATGGTGCCGGTGGCCATGGGGGTGAGTGATGCTTTGTCATGGCTGCTAGGGGATATCGCCCCTTTGAGTCCCCATGTTGTCGTGGTGATGACGACCTTTACCGCACTGTTGTTTATTCTCGATGATGCTACCCGGTTTGTGTTGCATTGGTTGCTGCATAAGGTGCCTGTACTGTGGGCATTTCATCGGGTGCACCATTCTGCTGACGTGTTAACGCCACTGACCATTTATCGCACTCATCCGTTGGAAAGTTATCTCTATGCCTGCCGAATGGGATTGGCACAGGGGATTGCGGTGGGGCTGGGGTATTTTTTGTTTGGACCGGCGCTGAAAATGTACGACGTGCTGGGTGCCAACCTTGTTGTGTTTCTGTTCAATGTGCTGGGGGCAAATTTGCGCCATAGCCATATCTGGTTGCCCTGGGGCGACAAGTTGGAGGGCTGGTTTATCAGTCCGGCGCAGCATCAAATTCATCACAGCGTGGCCCCGGAGCATAGAGACACCAACTTGGGCTCGGCGTTAGCCTTGTGGGATAGATTGGCGGGCAGCTTGATAAAATCCAGCCAAGTGGTGCCGTTTTCCCAACGTGGTGGTCATCGTGTCGATGATCGTGTCGATGGCAATCATGCCGCAGTGCCTGGGGCGGCTTATATGCCGTTACCCATAGGTGTTGGCGGCTATCCCGGCCATGATAGCCTATGCGGGGTTTACCTTAACCCGCTGCGGGATGCGATGATGATATTAAGTCGCAAGGGCAGAATATGGCCGCAGTATTTATTATTGCGTTTACGCCAGCGGATGGCGCGGCGACAGCCAGACTCGGATTGA
- a CDS encoding DUF3581 domain-containing protein — translation MFLQPYFNESCQGVEITPAQASAFAKGVAGDFNPIHDVDAKRFCVPGDLLFALIMGRYGLRQQMQFSFSGMVGAGVTLQLPQAADEMQICDSRDKPYLSVCQSGDVSHNRAQIESFIRSYVAFSGLNFTHVLVPLMKAHQVMINPERPLVIYESMSFTLSELDFTEVKLELVSKTLMADGKRGDVTLEFALISDGRQVGTGQKKLVLSGLRPYEETAVQQLCDAYLARSMAMSA, via the coding sequence ATGTTTCTTCAGCCGTATTTTAATGAGTCCTGCCAAGGTGTCGAAATTACTCCAGCCCAGGCCAGCGCTTTTGCCAAAGGGGTGGCCGGTGACTTTAACCCCATTCATGATGTAGATGCTAAGCGATTTTGTGTGCCCGGCGATTTGCTGTTTGCTTTGATTATGGGCCGTTATGGTTTGCGCCAGCAGATGCAATTTAGTTTTTCTGGCATGGTGGGTGCGGGGGTGACATTGCAGTTGCCCCAAGCGGCAGATGAAATGCAGATTTGTGACAGCCGCGACAAGCCTTATCTGTCTGTTTGTCAAAGCGGGGATGTCAGCCATAACCGGGCACAGATAGAGTCATTTATCCGCAGCTATGTGGCGTTTTCTGGGTTGAATTTTACCCATGTGTTGGTGCCCTTGATGAAAGCTCATCAAGTGATGATCAACCCCGAGCGGCCGTTAGTGATTTACGAAAGTATGAGTTTTACGTTAAGCGAGTTGGATTTTACTGAGGTAAAACTGGAGCTTGTCAGTAAAACCTTGATGGCGGATGGCAAACGTGGTGATGTGACGCTGGAGTTTGCTTTGATAAGCGATGGACGTCAGGTGGGTACCGGGCAGAAAAAATTGGTGCTCAGTGGTTTGCGCCCCTATGAAGAAACCGCTGTGCAGCAACTGTGCGATGCCTATTTAGCCCGCAGTATGGCTATGTCAGCCTGA
- a CDS encoding ATP-binding protein codes for MSSLIRIVLIDTHLPGVVELALDGHTNICGTNASGKTTLQRLVPVFYGEYPSRVVPSTRDSFERWYLPRESSYIIYEYRKDDGLLYQAVLSSAGDGKGVNYRFIAKGFELDDYVKQRNGDTILCHTMAELGREMKRNGVSVTNLLNTREYRAIIQNDRALLSSGSNRSELRAYAQQFALCAPEHSLRHIEKLAKAVHSKEGKMETVKSMIAAILEEDGVNPPSSRINPQRVEAWIKESQLIQGFEQIRPEYDKLEQEFNQLQSSELRLAGLAKGYRHDETQEVERQESNQNLSKELNLALKQLDESWKEQRDEINLELSAAKGDVAKFESELDAIEEQHSAFLDADIEQAKRDLESLPNWRSDLDSLSERHKLQTEKHQDVEAAYNARRSKIGEQLNRELEKLHSEQDAVREQRDAQKEQGRNDLAAQADSDREALQAGNMRFQEQEYQLKLRAAELKLKVDSVTYTEEEKLELAVFDERISQADEDQDVASKKVDRIGTEERKLRARRDQANEALRQATLRVTERQNALDELHEMLFPQSHTLLEYLRKEADGWEQTLGKVIAPELLHRTDLHPTLGGDKDALFGVQLDLKALDVPEYAASEQELRARHAQAEEALKSAVELQEQAEDKLVEVNGELDKLSRELTFARTAYQNSRDDLRRLLDEKRSLQAKINELLAGRKAMAAKQLTVLDGEQKQLKQQHAQWLEEQKSLMLEAKMEKQAYWQEVVGALDAQLAQIKASLNSRRDNAKAEQKACEAWYKNELKSRGVDEDQIVALKRDIRDLESRISRAEQRRSEVLRYDDWYQHTWRVRKPKLTEQLAEVKRIATELEQQLKSRASDVKTRRTELEQQRRESDAAQVEASENLTKLRSLMRKLAELKLPPNSEEAVGSLGERLRQGEDLLLKRDYLLGSVKQYVEHFDTVIAAKSGSGLSETWERAREESSFINEKGIRLLDYRKLVPALEQLLNVIVPQSMTALREQGRIFGVDLTAFYEVLADIDRRIASQSARITREVGEELFLDGVSESAVRIRSRISELEFWPELEAFVKAFKRWRSDGFNGLPDEDYIHSMRRALDIIGRSALTGGVAKLLEIELRLKEGNSDLIIRTDRQLNESSSHGMAYLILCKFLLAFTRLLRGRADVTIHWPIDELGTLHHGNVKKIFDACENNNISVLGAFPNPESEVLSLFANRYIINKQTRKLQVVKPKVNPLAERLKQHMSKEAM; via the coding sequence ATGTCCAGCTTGATTCGAATTGTGCTTATCGACACCCATTTACCCGGGGTGGTCGAACTGGCCTTAGACGGCCACACCAATATTTGTGGTACCAATGCTTCGGGTAAAACCACATTGCAGCGTCTGGTGCCAGTGTTTTACGGTGAATACCCCAGCCGAGTGGTGCCATCGACCCGTGACAGCTTTGAGCGCTGGTACTTGCCCCGTGAATCAAGCTACATCATTTATGAATACCGTAAAGATGATGGTTTGTTATATCAGGCAGTATTGTCGTCTGCCGGTGACGGTAAAGGGGTGAACTACCGTTTTATCGCCAAAGGTTTTGAGCTGGATGATTACGTCAAGCAGCGTAATGGCGACACTATTTTGTGCCATACCATGGCCGAGCTGGGACGGGAGATGAAGCGCAATGGCGTTAGTGTCACCAATTTGCTTAATACCCGTGAATATCGCGCCATTATCCAAAATGACCGGGCATTACTGAGCAGTGGTAGTAACCGTTCTGAACTCAGGGCTTATGCTCAGCAATTTGCCCTTTGCGCCCCTGAGCATTCTTTGCGCCATATTGAAAAACTGGCTAAAGCGGTGCATTCCAAAGAAGGCAAAATGGAAACGGTGAAGTCCATGATTGCGGCTATTTTGGAGGAAGATGGCGTTAATCCGCCCAGCTCGCGCATTAATCCGCAGCGGGTGGAAGCTTGGATTAAAGAAAGTCAGCTTATTCAGGGGTTTGAACAGATCCGTCCGGAATATGACAAGCTGGAGCAGGAGTTTAATCAGTTACAGAGCAGTGAGCTGCGTCTGGCTGGCCTGGCTAAGGGGTATCGCCATGATGAAACCCAGGAAGTGGAGCGGCAAGAGAGCAATCAGAATCTATCCAAGGAGCTGAATCTGGCGCTGAAACAGCTGGATGAAAGCTGGAAAGAGCAGCGCGATGAAATCAACCTTGAGCTGTCTGCTGCCAAGGGGGATGTGGCCAAATTTGAAAGTGAGCTGGATGCCATTGAAGAGCAACACAGCGCATTTTTAGATGCAGATATTGAGCAGGCCAAGCGGGATTTGGAATCTCTGCCTAACTGGCGTTCAGATTTAGACAGTTTATCTGAGCGGCACAAACTGCAAACGGAAAAACACCAGGATGTGGAAGCGGCTTATAACGCTCGGCGCAGTAAAATTGGTGAGCAGCTTAACCGAGAACTGGAAAAACTGCACAGTGAACAAGATGCGGTGCGGGAACAACGTGATGCGCAAAAAGAGCAAGGCCGTAATGATTTGGCCGCTCAGGCTGACAGTGACCGTGAAGCGCTGCAAGCCGGTAACATGCGCTTTCAGGAGCAAGAGTACCAGCTGAAATTACGCGCCGCCGAGCTCAAGCTGAAAGTGGACAGCGTTACCTATACCGAAGAAGAGAAGCTGGAGTTGGCGGTTTTTGATGAGCGTATCTCCCAGGCTGATGAAGATCAGGATGTGGCCAGCAAAAAAGTTGACCGTATCGGCACTGAAGAGCGCAAACTCCGGGCGCGGCGGGATCAGGCCAATGAGGCATTACGCCAAGCAACCCTTCGGGTGACTGAGCGGCAAAATGCCCTCGATGAGCTGCATGAGATGTTGTTCCCTCAATCTCATACGTTGCTGGAATATCTGCGTAAAGAAGCTGACGGCTGGGAGCAGACGCTGGGTAAGGTGATAGCCCCTGAACTGCTGCACCGTACGGATCTGCACCCAACCTTGGGTGGGGATAAAGACGCATTATTCGGGGTGCAGCTGGATCTGAAAGCGCTAGATGTTCCTGAATACGCCGCTTCTGAGCAGGAATTACGGGCTCGGCATGCACAGGCTGAAGAAGCACTGAAAAGTGCTGTTGAGCTGCAAGAGCAAGCAGAAGATAAACTGGTTGAGGTCAACGGTGAGCTGGATAAACTCAGCCGGGAACTGACCTTTGCCCGTACAGCTTATCAAAACAGTCGAGATGATTTGCGCCGCTTGTTGGATGAAAAACGCAGTCTGCAGGCGAAAATTAATGAATTGCTGGCTGGCCGTAAGGCGATGGCGGCAAAACAGTTGACTGTACTGGATGGTGAGCAAAAGCAGCTGAAACAGCAGCATGCCCAATGGCTGGAAGAGCAAAAATCCCTGATGCTGGAAGCCAAAATGGAGAAACAGGCTTACTGGCAGGAAGTGGTTGGGGCATTAGATGCCCAGCTCGCACAAATTAAAGCCAGCCTTAACAGTCGGCGGGATAACGCCAAGGCTGAGCAAAAAGCGTGCGAAGCCTGGTATAAAAATGAACTGAAATCCCGCGGTGTGGATGAAGATCAGATTGTGGCGCTCAAGCGGGATATCCGGGATCTGGAAAGCCGCATCAGCCGCGCTGAGCAGCGCCGCAGTGAAGTGCTGCGCTATGACGATTGGTACCAGCACACCTGGCGGGTACGTAAACCTAAGCTGACTGAGCAGTTGGCAGAGGTTAAACGCATTGCCACTGAGTTGGAGCAGCAACTGAAAAGTCGCGCTTCTGATGTGAAAACTCGCCGTACTGAGTTGGAGCAACAGCGCCGTGAATCCGATGCCGCGCAGGTAGAAGCTTCTGAAAATCTCACCAAACTGCGCAGTTTGATGCGTAAATTGGCAGAGCTGAAATTACCACCGAACAGTGAAGAAGCCGTGGGCAGTCTTGGTGAGCGGTTGCGTCAGGGTGAAGATTTACTGCTTAAGCGGGATTATCTGCTGGGTTCTGTAAAGCAGTATGTGGAACATTTTGACACAGTTATTGCTGCCAAATCTGGCTCAGGTTTATCAGAAACCTGGGAGCGAGCCCGGGAAGAGTCGAGCTTTATCAATGAAAAAGGGATCCGGTTACTGGATTACCGCAAATTGGTACCGGCTCTGGAGCAGTTACTGAATGTGATCGTGCCCCAATCTATGACGGCGCTGCGTGAGCAGGGACGTATCTTCGGGGTGGATTTAACGGCCTTTTATGAAGTGCTGGCAGACATTGACCGCCGTATTGCCAGCCAGAGCGCTCGGATCACCCGGGAAGTGGGAGAAGAGCTGTTCCTAGACGGAGTCTCTGAGTCTGCGGTGCGTATTCGTTCTCGCATCAGTGAGCTGGAATTCTGGCCTGAGCTGGAAGCCTTTGTTAAAGCCTTTAAGCGCTGGCGCAGTGATGGCTTTAACGGCCTGCCGGATGAGGATTATATCCACTCGATGCGCCGCGCTTTGGATATTATCGGGCGCAGTGCCTTAACTGGTGGCGTGGCCAAACTGCTGGAAATTGAGCTGCGGCTGAAAGAGGGAAATTCGGATCTGATTATCCGCACTGACCGTCAGCTGAATGAATCGTCCAGCCATGGTATGGCTTATCTGATTTTGTGTAAGTTCCTGCTGGCCTTTACCCGTTTGTTACGGGGCCGGGCGGATGTCACTATTCACTGGCCAATTGATGAATTGGGCACCTTGCACCATGGTAACGTGAAGAAAATTTTCGATGCCTGTGAAAATAACAATATCTCCGTACTGGGAGCCTTCCCGAATCCGGAATCTGAGGTATTGAGCCTATTTGCCAACCGCTACATTATCAACAAACAAACCCGCAAGCTGCAGGTGGTCAAACCTAAGGTCAACCCTTTGGCTGAAAGACTGAAACAGCATATGTCAAAGGAGGCGATGTAA
- a CDS encoding phosphoenolpyruvate carboxylase, which produces MSSNLHQAGVKLLKQLGRHADAIMDVYQSGELTETEDNAAVVEKLLKAGLIWRPEPEQPLRLKRTIRAFLEEALSDERNRQIDANVGSALATIKTLAEHYKEARHRVDFSAAEAYLADLTEHVYAFTDALRYAVRVLWGRINNEFGYVGTINAKIRENELAQSQVTELLNGLEMFHFNELAEIAGDTRELRRLLVTSLQDTLSNCAQELSVVQARLLELLGRFRQIRGRTRLLKGWLLHTDLHPDYRVQDHVAHKHVATLFNRAEGILAQASVDVHNLSQEHDLLELVAKVKEIVRLPKPVKQQEADPSVALSDAGEFDVPDNPLKEAVDQYFCAVIDSGVRQSALEYLEHQQLPWNAENWLYQVICGYDGLSEEYRGFFELEPIGEPHPVYSGNFIIRDVELWMA; this is translated from the coding sequence ATGAGCAGTAACCTGCATCAGGCCGGTGTCAAGTTGCTCAAACAGTTGGGCCGCCATGCTGATGCCATTATGGATGTGTACCAAAGCGGTGAGCTGACCGAAACCGAAGACAATGCGGCGGTAGTAGAGAAGTTGTTGAAAGCCGGGCTAATTTGGCGGCCTGAGCCGGAGCAACCGCTGCGACTGAAACGCACTATACGGGCATTTTTGGAAGAAGCTCTCAGTGATGAGCGTAATCGGCAGATTGATGCCAATGTTGGCTCGGCGCTGGCAACTATCAAGACATTAGCTGAGCACTATAAAGAGGCTCGTCATCGGGTCGATTTCAGCGCTGCGGAAGCATATCTGGCTGATTTGACAGAACATGTTTATGCCTTTACCGATGCGCTACGTTATGCCGTGCGGGTGTTGTGGGGACGGATTAATAATGAGTTCGGTTATGTCGGTACCATTAACGCTAAAATCCGTGAAAATGAGTTAGCCCAAAGTCAGGTAACAGAGCTACTCAATGGCTTGGAAATGTTCCATTTCAATGAGCTGGCCGAGATTGCCGGGGATACCCGGGAATTGCGACGGTTATTGGTGACCTCATTGCAGGATACCTTGAGTAATTGTGCGCAGGAATTGTCTGTGGTGCAGGCGCGGTTATTGGAGTTGCTGGGGCGCTTCCGGCAAATCCGTGGCCGAACCCGCTTGCTGAAAGGTTGGTTACTGCATACGGATCTGCATCCTGATTATCGGGTACAGGATCATGTGGCCCATAAACATGTGGCAACCTTGTTTAACCGGGCTGAAGGTATTTTGGCGCAGGCATCCGTGGATGTGCATAACCTGAGTCAAGAACATGATCTGCTGGAGCTGGTGGCAAAAGTAAAAGAGATTGTTCGGCTGCCTAAACCGGTCAAACAGCAAGAGGCGGATCCCAGCGTGGCGTTGTCGGATGCCGGTGAGTTTGATGTGCCGGATAATCCGCTGAAAGAGGCGGTGGATCAGTATTTCTGCGCCGTGATCGATTCCGGGGTACGGCAATCGGCATTGGAATATCTTGAGCATCAGCAGCTGCCGTGGAATGCGGAAAACTGGTTGTATCAGGTGATCTGTGGCTATGACGGGTTAAGTGAAGAATATCGGGGGTTCTTTGAGTTAGAGCCCATCGGTGAGCCACACCCTGTCTACAGTGGTAACTTTATCATCCGGGATGTGGAGTTATGGATGGCCTGA
- a CDS encoding dicarboxylate/amino acid:cation symporter has product MMKSLSARIFSGLFAGLILGTLVQYLLSDVAFFSATLVDIAAAVGTMFVNMIMMLVGPMVFISIVCGVCELQDLRSFGRLGGKTFGFYIINTLVGISAALAVVLLLRPGEGVEMSSHASAVIHATELPDLTALIVDIVPRNPIGAFTSGNMLQIIFMALLLGGVMKSMGNSVASAVAGFQTANRIMMKLITLVMQLAPIGVFALMFKLGATLQASVFVSVLQYLVLIIGLLLLWVFVVYPAAVGLFTPVSARTFREKTQEQIMFSFSTASSNATIPVTMRTLTDKLGVNQAIAGFGVPLGATMNMGGVAIYITVAIFFIANAFGMPITTEQLPTVLLSIFLLAVGAGGVPGGGMVMIGVLIHQMGLPVEAFALVAALDRLIDMILTSCNVVGDTAVLTIVDQTEKAHHNGALMSDV; this is encoded by the coding sequence ATGATGAAATCATTATCAGCCCGGATCTTTTCCGGACTGTTTGCCGGCCTGATATTAGGCACATTAGTGCAATATCTATTAAGCGATGTGGCATTTTTTTCGGCAACCCTGGTGGATATCGCTGCGGCCGTGGGCACCATGTTCGTCAATATGATTATGATGCTGGTTGGCCCCATGGTGTTTATCAGTATTGTTTGTGGTGTCTGTGAACTGCAGGATTTACGTAGTTTTGGCCGTTTAGGCGGTAAAACTTTTGGGTTTTATATTATCAATACCTTGGTCGGCATCAGTGCGGCGTTAGCTGTGGTGTTATTGTTGCGCCCTGGCGAAGGGGTAGAGATGAGCAGCCATGCCAGCGCGGTTATTCATGCCACAGAGCTGCCAGATTTAACCGCTTTGATTGTTGATATTGTACCCCGTAACCCGATTGGCGCTTTTACCTCCGGTAATATGTTGCAGATTATTTTTATGGCGTTGTTGCTTGGTGGGGTGATGAAATCCATGGGCAACTCAGTGGCTTCTGCGGTGGCCGGATTTCAAACCGCCAATCGTATTATGATGAAGCTGATCACCTTGGTGATGCAGTTGGCACCCATAGGGGTATTTGCGCTGATGTTTAAATTAGGGGCCACCTTACAGGCATCAGTATTTGTCAGTGTGCTGCAATACTTAGTGTTGATTATTGGGCTATTACTGTTGTGGGTGTTTGTGGTGTATCCGGCCGCAGTGGGTCTGTTTACGCCAGTGTCAGCTCGAACATTCAGGGAAAAGACCCAAGAGCAGATTATGTTTTCATTCTCCACTGCCAGCTCCAATGCCACGATTCCTGTCACTATGCGCACTTTAACGGATAAATTAGGTGTGAATCAGGCGATTGCTGGGTTTGGTGTTCCGCTGGGGGCAACGATGAATATGGGCGGAGTCGCGATTTATATTACTGTCGCTATTTTCTTTATTGCCAATGCGTTTGGTATGCCGATTACCACGGAGCAGTTGCCAACAGTGTTATTGAGTATTTTTCTGCTGGCAGTGGGCGCAGGTGGAGTGCCCGGTGGCGGTATGGTGATGATTGGTGTACTTATTCATCAGATGGGACTGCCGGTTGAAGCCTTTGCTTTGGTTGCTGCGCTAGACAGACTGATCGATATGATCCTGACATCCTGTAATGTAGTGGGTGACACTGCGGTACTGACGATTGTTGATCAAACGGAAAAAGCACATCACAACGGTGCTTTGATGTCAGATGTTTAG